A DNA window from Hevea brasiliensis isolate MT/VB/25A 57/8 chromosome 2, ASM3005281v1, whole genome shotgun sequence contains the following coding sequences:
- the LOC131175824 gene encoding uncharacterized protein LOC131175824: protein MSLINHCEYVKELMEYLEFLYSGKGNISRIYDVCKAFYRPEKQNKTLTAYFMEFKCVYEELNILLPFSHDVKVQQAQLEQMAVMSFLAGLPSEYETVKSQILSSSEIFSLHDTFTRVLRIESTYSPQPTNGALISRNISGQQGYRGGITNHRNNQRNVEASSNQNSGGIICYYCHEPGHTKRNCLKLQRKNQQSQVANMVTENSTVSSSLEKTVSVSVEEFAQFSQYQASLKPTNSSITAIAESNKSTTCLVSSSSKWIIDSGATDHMTGSYDEEDY from the exons ATGAGCCTTATTAATCATTGTGAGTATGTTAAAGAATTGATGGAGTACTTAGAATTTTTATACTCTGGCAAAGGCAATATTTCTCGCATATATGATGTTTGCAAAGCATTTTATCGACCTGAGAAACAAAACAAAACTCTTACAGCATATTTTATGGAATTCAAATGTGTTTATGAAGAACTTAATATTCTGTTACCATTCAGTCATGATGTAAAGGTGCAACAAGCTCAACTTGAGCaaatggctgttatgagttttcttgctggTTTACCCTCAGAATATGAAACtgttaaatctcagattctctctagTTCTGAGATTTTCTCCCTTCATGACACGTTTACACGTGTCCTTCGTATAGAAAGTACTTATTCTCCGCAACCTACTAACGGTGCTCTTATTAGTAGAAATATAAGTGGACAACAGGGATATAGAGGAGGGATTACTAACCACAGAAACAATCAACGCAATgtggaggctagttctaatcagaacTCAGGAGgaatcatttgttattattgccatgagcctggacaCACAAAACGCAACTGCTtaaaacttcagaggaaaaatcagcaatCCCAGGTGGCAAATATGGTAACAGAAAATTCTACAGTGTCTTCCTCTTTAGAGAAAACTGTCTCAGTTTCTGTAGAAGAATTTGCACAAttctcccagtatcaggcatctctaaagcctaccaactCCTCAATCACTGCTATCGCTGAGTCaaataaatccactacatgccttgtatcCTCCTCATCCAAATGGATCATTGATTCTGGTGCTACAGATCATATGACAG gatcttacgacgaagaagATTATTAG
- the LOC110645618 gene encoding protein indeterminate-domain 12, whose amino-acid sequence MFPAAMSNSTSLSEDASASSGNRVQDFCCLNPVVSTVSPQQQQQPKIKKKRSLPGNPDPDAEVIALSPKTLLATNRFVCEICNKGFQRDQNLQLHRRGHNLPWKLKQRNSKEIKKRAYVCPEPSCVHHHPSRALGDLTGIKKHYCRKHGEKKWKCEKCSKIYAVQSDWKAHSKTCGTREYRCDCGTLFSRKDSFITHRAFCDALAEESARLSAHQLVSTNPTAQSLLLQNPQPHPSFFPLTTHHHHHLSLNPWDPPPQNPSNPQNPVHIKPETHHFQLPPLFQELPPSLPTHKGLIASSFQSLSNPAASASSHHLSATALLQKAATVGATQTAGHSHMTQLDMGELGAVSQAAADSVSQISHQGSYLGNLAAWQKNDRLTRDFLGLTGDGHAGNGNGNGSGNMANGNGGVNVSMNVREMLTYAGGVGSQQYNQRDHALLKHHGFGFPQPPASETWGDC is encoded by the exons ATGTTCCCTGCAGCCATGTCCAATTCAACTTCTTTGTCTGAGGACGCTAGTGCTTCTTCCGGTAATAGAGTTCAGGATTTTTGCTGCTTAAATCCAGTGGTTTCCACCGTTTCTCCTCAGCAGCAGCAGCAACCCAAGATCAAGAAGAAGAGAAGCCTACCAGGAAACCCAG ACCCAGACGCTGAAGTGATAGCATTATCTCCAAAGACCTTACTAGCTACCAATAGATTTGTGTGTGAGATCTGCAACAAAGGGTTTCAGAGAGATCAGAATCTTCAACTTCACAGGAGAGGCCACAACCTTCCGTGGAAGCTGAAGCAACGAAACAGTAAAGAGATCAAAAAGAGAGCCTATGTTTGCCCTGAACCATCATGTGTTCACCACCATCCTTCAAGGGCTCTGGGTGACCTCACGGGCATCAAGAAACACTATTGCAGAAAACACGGAGAGAAGAAATGGAAGTGCGAAAAGTGTTCAAAGATCTATGCTGTTCAATCAGATTGGAAGGCTCACTCTAAAACTTGTGGAACTAGAGAGTATAGATGTGACTGTGGAACCCTTTTCTCCag GAAGGATAGCTTCATAACCCACAGGGCATTCTGTGATGCATTAGCAGAAGAAAGTGCAAGGCTCTCAGCTCACCAATTAGTTTCCACAAATCCTACAGCCCAATCTCTTCTTCTACAAAACCCACAACCCCACCCTTCTTTCTTCCCCCTCACTACCCACCACCATCATCACCTTTCCCTCAACCCTTGGGACCCacctcctcaaaaccctagcaaCCCTCAAAACCCAGTTCATATCAAGCCTGAAACTCACCATTTCCAGCTTCCACCGCTCTTCCAAGAACTGCCACCATCCTTGCCAACCCATAAGGGTTTGATAGCCTCATCCTTCCAAAGCCTATCAAACCCTGCCGCGTCAGCATCATCGCACCACCTGTCAGCCACTGCATTGCTCCAAAAGGCTGCAACGGTGGGTGCAACTCAGACAGCGGGTCACAGTCACATGACCCAATTGGATATGGGCGAATTGGGGGCGGTGAGTCAGGCTGCGGCTGACTCAGTGAGTCAAATCTCCCATCAGGGTTCTTACCTGGGCAATCTGGCCGCGTGGCAGAAGAATGACCGTTTGACAAGAGACTTTCTGGGTCTGACAGGAGATGGCCACGCTGGCAATGGCAATGGCAATGGCAGTGGAAACATGGCGAATGGGAATGGCGGTGTTAACGTTAGCATGAATGTGAGGGAAATGCTAACGTATGCAGGTGGAGTAGGGTCGCAGCAATACAATCAGAGAGACCATGCATTGTTGAAACACCATGGTTTTGGATTCCCCCAGCCTCCGGCCTCAGAAACGTGGGGTGACTGCTAA